One Spiribacter halobius DNA segment encodes these proteins:
- a CDS encoding HNH endonuclease, with the protein MPLEWITYQDAVRLYYLDQVAYTCGRLLYRVRGGYNALTGRRSVIEVNSIVATAGAVQATLKGNPAYIPPLNNATLFRRDDQICLYCGDSRRASELSRDHVRPISRGGQDIWMNVVTACKRCNNHKGNRTPEEAGMQLLAVPFTPTHAEYVYLQGRRILADQMAFLRAHFPRRSPLRRRLGLASGQRRLL; encoded by the coding sequence ATGCCGCTCGAGTGGATCACTTACCAGGACGCGGTGCGGCTCTACTACCTCGATCAGGTGGCGTATACCTGCGGGCGGCTGCTGTACCGCGTGCGCGGTGGCTACAATGCCCTCACCGGCAGGCGCAGCGTGATCGAGGTGAACTCCATCGTCGCCACGGCGGGCGCCGTGCAGGCCACCCTCAAGGGCAACCCTGCCTACATCCCGCCGCTCAACAACGCCACCCTGTTCCGCCGGGACGACCAGATCTGCCTCTACTGCGGCGACTCGCGCCGCGCCAGCGAGCTCTCCCGGGACCACGTGCGCCCCATCAGCCGCGGCGGGCAGGACATCTGGATGAACGTGGTCACCGCCTGCAAGCGCTGCAACAACCACAAGGGCAACCGCACGCCGGAAGAGGCAGGCATGCAGCTGCTGGCGGTGCCGTTCACCCCCACCCACGCCGAGTACGTCTACCTGCAGGGCCGGCGCATCCTGGCGGACCAGATGGCCTTCCTGCGGGCGCACTTCCCCCGCCGCAGCCCCCTGCGGCGCCGCCTCGGCCTCGCCAGCGGCCAGCGTCGGCTGCTCTAG
- a CDS encoding fructosamine kinase family protein codes for MPPEAGLTEVVAGALGVSTTEAAAALRGHGGTGVVHVDARAAFLKCLPRDEGEALAAEADGLAALAGTPGLRVPAVLACAEAGGRAFLLTEYIALRPARGAASAALGEAVAALHARCGERHGWHRDNFIGATPQPNTPDTHWARFYREQRLRPQWQRARQNGAGAALLRAVEQVMERLPARLEGHQPAPSLLHGDLWAGNAAADAQGRPVLYDPAVHYGDRECDLAMAALFGGFDADFSAAYEAAWPLPEGHRQRRPLYQLYHLLNHFNLFGGAYEASARRAAEAFLAD; via the coding sequence ATGCCGCCTGAGGCCGGGCTGACCGAGGTCGTTGCGGGCGCGCTCGGCGTGTCGACGACGGAGGCCGCGGCCGCGCTGCGCGGGCACGGCGGCACCGGCGTCGTGCACGTGGATGCCCGCGCGGCCTTCCTGAAGTGCCTGCCGCGCGATGAAGGCGAGGCGCTCGCCGCGGAGGCCGACGGCCTCGCGGCCCTGGCCGGCACGCCGGGCCTGCGGGTCCCGGCTGTGCTGGCCTGCGCCGAGGCTGGCGGCCGCGCCTTCCTGCTCACCGAGTACATCGCGCTGCGTCCGGCGCGCGGCGCCGCCAGCGCCGCGCTGGGGGAGGCGGTCGCGGCGCTGCACGCACGCTGCGGCGAGCGCCACGGCTGGCACCGGGACAACTTCATCGGCGCCACGCCGCAGCCGAACACGCCCGATACGCACTGGGCGAGGTTCTATCGGGAGCAGCGCCTGCGGCCGCAGTGGCAGCGGGCCCGGCAGAACGGCGCCGGCGCGGCTCTGCTGCGCGCGGTGGAGCAGGTGATGGAGCGACTGCCGGCGCGGCTCGAAGGTCATCAGCCCGCGCCTTCCCTGCTCCATGGCGATCTCTGGGCCGGCAACGCCGCAGCGGATGCGCAGGGCCGCCCGGTGCTCTACGACCCGGCAGTGCACTACGGCGACCGCGAATGCGATCTGGCCATGGCAGCGCTCTTCGGCGGCTTCGATGCCGATTTCAGCGCCGCCTACGAGGCCGCCTGGCCCCTACCCGAGGGCCACCGGCAGCGCCGTCCCCTCTATCAGCTCTACCACCTGCTTAACCACTTCAACCTCTTCGGCGGTGCCTACGAGGCGAGCGCCCGCCGAGCCGCCGAGGCGTTTCTGGCGGATTGA
- a CDS encoding MlaA family lipoprotein, with translation MRTIRPWLWLLLLALLTGCASTGGEPSTGPSDPLEGVNRGVYGFNEVLDDYALAPAARGWTRITTPGVRDSVGNFFDNLAAPGVVLNNLLQGKFRDASATTARFLVNSTVGVLGLFDPADRYLGIAAREEDFGQTLGVWGVENRPYLVVPLFGPSSGRDVTRYPVGYYTNVLTYVALDTVTMGAFTAVNVINTRAQLDRAARLRDESAIDPYAFTRSAYLQYREQQVYDGNPPQDEDPYGDFFDELESGD, from the coding sequence GTGCGCACGATCCGGCCCTGGCTATGGCTGCTGCTGCTCGCCCTGCTCACCGGCTGCGCGAGCACCGGCGGCGAGCCCTCGACCGGCCCGTCGGATCCGCTGGAGGGCGTCAACCGCGGCGTCTACGGCTTCAACGAGGTCCTGGATGATTACGCACTCGCCCCGGCGGCCCGGGGCTGGACCCGCATCACCACGCCGGGCGTGCGCGACAGCGTAGGCAATTTCTTCGACAACCTCGCCGCCCCCGGGGTGGTGCTGAACAACCTCCTGCAGGGCAAGTTCCGCGACGCCTCGGCCACCACGGCGCGATTCCTGGTCAACTCCACGGTGGGGGTGCTCGGACTGTTCGACCCGGCGGACCGTTATCTCGGCATCGCCGCCCGCGAGGAGGACTTCGGCCAGACGCTGGGCGTCTGGGGGGTGGAGAACCGCCCCTACCTGGTGGTGCCCCTTTTCGGGCCCTCCAGCGGCCGCGACGTCACCCGCTATCCGGTGGGCTACTACACCAACGTGCTCACCTACGTCGCCCTGGACACGGTGACCATGGGCGCCTTCACCGCGGTGAACGTCATCAACACCCGCGCCCAGCTCGACCGCGCCGCCCGCCTGCGCGACGAGTCCGCCATTGACCCCTACGCCTTCACCCGGTCGGCCTATCTGCAGTACCGGGAACAGCAGGTCTACGACGGCAACCCGCCCCAGGATGAAGACCCTTACGGCGACTTCTTCGACGAGCTGGAGAGCGGCGATTAG
- a CDS encoding RsmB/NOP family class I SAM-dependent RNA methyltransferase, producing the protein MRSRHQPRDETAPGWPSVLPAPLGERLATLLGAEGRAAWLAQASAAPVTAFRVNTLLADAPAVLAELHAAGLDPAPVPGCPGCFTVPPGQRRALTETAAVAAGRVYIQTPSSVLAASRLGVRPGDEVLDLAAAPGGKTLVLAAALGGAGRLAAVERSRPRFYRLKRNLAAHGAGWVHTYLKDGTAVGRLTPERFDRVLLDAPCSAEARIRSDEPATFADWGPRRHRRLARLQGRLLASGLAALKPGGRLLYATCTFAPEENEAVLDTAVGGGGLRVLPLGELPCATRPGLTEWEGRRYHPDLRHAARILPQGPWEGFFIALLEKQTRISGG; encoded by the coding sequence ATGCGATCACGACATCAGCCAAGGGACGAGACCGCGCCCGGCTGGCCCTCGGTGCTGCCGGCGCCGCTTGGCGAGCGGCTGGCGACGCTGCTCGGGGCCGAAGGCCGTGCCGCGTGGCTCGCCCAGGCCAGCGCCGCGCCGGTGACGGCCTTTCGCGTCAACACGCTGCTGGCCGATGCCCCGGCGGTCCTGGCGGAGCTGCACGCGGCCGGGCTCGACCCCGCGCCCGTCCCCGGCTGCCCGGGCTGTTTCACCGTGCCGCCCGGCCAGCGGCGCGCACTCACCGAGACGGCGGCGGTCGCCGCGGGTCGGGTCTACATCCAGACGCCCTCCAGCGTGCTGGCGGCGTCGCGGCTCGGGGTGCGGCCCGGGGACGAGGTGCTGGACCTGGCGGCGGCCCCGGGCGGCAAGACCCTGGTGCTGGCCGCGGCGCTGGGCGGTGCGGGGCGGCTGGCCGCCGTCGAGCGCTCGCGCCCGCGCTTCTATCGCCTGAAGCGCAACCTCGCCGCGCACGGTGCGGGCTGGGTACACACCTATCTGAAGGACGGCACGGCGGTGGGGCGCCTCACGCCGGAGCGCTTCGATCGTGTGCTGCTGGATGCCCCGTGCTCCGCCGAGGCGCGCATCCGCTCGGACGAGCCGGCGACCTTCGCCGACTGGGGCCCCCGCCGCCACCGCCGGCTCGCCCGCCTGCAGGGCCGGCTGCTCGCCTCCGGGCTCGCGGCACTCAAGCCCGGCGGCCGCCTGCTCTACGCCACCTGCACCTTCGCCCCCGAGGAGAACGAGGCCGTCCTCGACACCGCCGTTGGCGGCGGCGGCCTGCGCGTCCTGCCCCTCGGGGAGCTCCCCTGCGCGACGCGCCCGGGGCTCACCGAATGGGAGGGTCGCCGCTACCACCCGGACCTCCGGCACGCCGCCCGCATCCTCCCCCAGGGCCCCTGGGAGGGCTTCTTCATCGCCCTGCTGGAGAAGCAAACCCGTATATCCGGGGGCTGA
- a CDS encoding CDP-6-deoxy-delta-3,4-glucoseen reductase — translation MGYQVRIQGSDHAFEVNEGESVIDAALRNGLMLPYSCRGGTCGTCRGQVVEGEIAYPDGLPPALEADEADAGDALFCQARPQSDLLIAVREVREAGDIIPRKLPARVTGIEDLAPDVRRLWLRLPAGTRLPFLAGQYLDILLRGGRRRSFSLANAPHDDERLELHVRHLPGGAFSGHVFDGMREGALLRFEGPLGNFYLRDDSDRPMIMVAGGTGFAPVKGIIEHALHIGVERPIHLYRGARAREDLYLDELPQQWAAENDHIRYVPVLSEPKPGGDWDGATGFVHEQVLAEHPDLTDFDVYMSGPPPMINAAKRDFARAGLDPSRLFYDSFESAPE, via the coding sequence ATGGGTTATCAGGTGCGCATTCAGGGCAGTGACCACGCCTTCGAGGTGAACGAGGGGGAGAGCGTCATCGACGCCGCCCTGCGCAACGGGCTGATGCTCCCTTACAGCTGCCGCGGCGGCACCTGCGGGACCTGCCGCGGACAGGTAGTGGAAGGCGAGATCGCCTACCCGGACGGCCTGCCGCCGGCCCTGGAGGCCGACGAGGCCGACGCCGGGGACGCCCTGTTCTGCCAGGCGCGGCCGCAGAGCGATCTGCTGATCGCCGTGCGCGAGGTACGCGAGGCCGGGGACATCATCCCGCGCAAGCTACCCGCCCGGGTCACCGGCATCGAAGACCTGGCGCCGGACGTGCGCCGCCTCTGGCTGCGGCTGCCCGCGGGCACGCGCCTGCCGTTCCTCGCCGGCCAGTACCTGGACATCCTCCTGCGAGGCGGGCGCCGGCGCAGCTTCTCCCTCGCCAACGCCCCCCACGACGACGAGCGCCTGGAGCTGCACGTGCGCCATCTGCCGGGTGGTGCCTTCTCGGGGCACGTCTTCGACGGCATGCGCGAGGGCGCGCTGCTGCGCTTCGAGGGCCCCCTCGGCAACTTCTACCTGCGCGACGATAGCGACCGGCCAATGATCATGGTCGCCGGCGGCACCGGCTTCGCCCCGGTCAAGGGCATCATCGAGCACGCCCTGCACATCGGCGTCGAACGCCCCATCCACCTCTACCGGGGTGCCCGCGCACGGGAGGATCTCTACCTGGACGAGCTGCCGCAGCAGTGGGCGGCGGAGAACGACCACATCCGCTACGTGCCGGTGCTCTCGGAGCCGAAGCCCGGGGGCGACTGGGACGGCGCCACCGGCTTCGTCCACGAGCAGGTGCTCGCCGAGCACCCGGACCTCACCGACTTCGACGTCTACATGAGCGGCCCGCCGCCCATGATCAACGCCGCCAAACGCGACTTCGCCAGGGCCGGCCTGGACCCGTCCCGGCTCTTCTACGACTCCTTCGAGTCGGCGCCTGAGTAG
- the ubiD gene encoding 4-hydroxy-3-polyprenylbenzoate decarboxylase yields the protein MEYRDLRDFMAQLEGRGELRRIAARVDPKLEMTEVCDRVLRRGGPALLFERPGEHRMPVLGNLFGTPQRVALGMGAEDTEALREIGRLLAFLKAPEPPRGMREAWNNLPVFRKVLDMAPKVRRRAPCQAQVREGAAVDLGELPIQTCWPGDAGPLITWALVVTRGPDGGRQNLGIYRQQVIGRNRVIMRWLSHRGGALDFQAWQRARPGEPFPVAVALGADPATLLGAVTPVPDTLSEYAFAGLLRGRRTELVNCLGSDLQVPASAEIVLEGHIHPGDTAPEGPFGDHTGYYNEVDEFPVFTIERLTHRDDSIYHSTYTGRPPDEPAVLGVALNEVFVPILQKQFPEIVDFYLPPEGCSYRMAVVTMRKQYPGHAKRVMMGVWSFLRQFMYTKFIIVTDDDVDARRWEDVIWAMTTRMDPARDTVMVENTPIDYLDFASPVSGLGSKIGFDATSKWPGETQREWGRPIVMDDAVKRRVDVLWPELGLEGDDG from the coding sequence GTGGAATACCGGGACCTGCGCGACTTCATGGCGCAGCTCGAGGGCCGTGGCGAGCTGCGACGCATCGCGGCACGGGTCGATCCGAAGCTGGAGATGACCGAGGTCTGCGACCGCGTCCTGCGCCGGGGCGGGCCGGCGCTGCTGTTCGAGCGCCCCGGCGAGCACCGCATGCCGGTACTGGGGAATCTCTTCGGTACCCCGCAGCGGGTGGCGCTCGGCATGGGCGCCGAGGACACCGAGGCCCTGCGCGAGATCGGCCGCCTGCTCGCCTTCCTCAAGGCACCGGAGCCGCCCAGGGGCATGCGCGAGGCCTGGAACAACCTGCCGGTGTTCCGCAAGGTCCTGGACATGGCGCCCAAGGTGCGCCGTCGCGCCCCCTGCCAGGCGCAGGTCCGCGAGGGTGCGGCGGTGGACCTCGGCGAGCTGCCGATCCAGACCTGCTGGCCCGGCGACGCCGGCCCGCTCATCACCTGGGCGCTGGTGGTCACCCGCGGGCCCGACGGCGGACGCCAGAACCTCGGCATCTACCGCCAGCAGGTCATCGGCCGCAACCGGGTGATCATGCGCTGGCTCTCCCACCGCGGCGGCGCGCTGGATTTCCAGGCCTGGCAGCGCGCCCGGCCAGGGGAGCCATTCCCCGTCGCGGTGGCTCTCGGCGCCGACCCCGCAACCCTGCTCGGCGCGGTAACGCCGGTGCCGGACACCCTCTCGGAATACGCCTTCGCGGGGCTGCTGCGCGGCCGGCGCACGGAGCTCGTGAACTGCCTCGGCTCCGATCTCCAGGTGCCCGCCTCGGCGGAGATCGTGCTCGAGGGGCATATCCACCCGGGGGATACGGCACCGGAAGGGCCCTTCGGCGACCACACCGGCTACTACAACGAGGTGGACGAGTTCCCCGTGTTCACCATCGAGCGCCTCACCCACCGTGACGACTCGATCTACCACAGCACCTACACCGGCCGCCCCCCGGACGAGCCGGCGGTGCTGGGCGTAGCGCTGAACGAGGTGTTCGTGCCGATCCTGCAGAAGCAGTTCCCGGAGATCGTGGACTTCTACCTGCCGCCGGAGGGCTGCAGCTACCGCATGGCGGTGGTGACCATGCGCAAGCAGTACCCGGGCCACGCCAAGCGCGTGATGATGGGCGTGTGGTCGTTCCTGCGCCAGTTCATGTACACCAAGTTCATTATCGTGACCGACGACGATGTCGACGCCCGGCGCTGGGAGGACGTGATCTGGGCCATGACCACCCGCATGGACCCGGCCCGGGACACGGTGATGGTGGAGAACACCCCCATCGACTACCTGGACTTCGCCTCGCCGGTCTCCGGGCTCGGCTCCAAGATCGGCTTCGACGCCACCAGCAAGTGGCCTGGTGAAACCCAGCGCGAATGGGGCCGTCCCATCGTCATGGACGACGCGGTCAAGCGCCGCGTCGACGTCCTGTGGCCGGAGCTCGGACTGGAAGGAGACGATGGGTAA
- a CDS encoding sigma-54 dependent transcriptional regulator yields the protein MRLAVLQGAGDTGLVAVDALRPEWDVQRCANLNELSAALHERTPQVVLFRADEALVPLESLEGLVAGSPLVQWIALVTPEELEDPRVRRLVAQTCTDYQTLPLDAVRLRHTVGHAAGMGRLRARVMEGVTSPSELGLVGASPVMLKLMRGLEKVAAVDAPVLVHGETGTGKELVARAIHARSSRRRGPFVAVNCGALPPTLIHSELFGHERGAFTGAASRRIGRIETARGGTVFLDEIGDLSAELQSHLLRFLEESTIERLGNGDPIRVDARVIAATHVDLEGAVAEGRFREDLYYRLNVLRLDTPPLRERGDDIELLARFFFQRYRSESAPGVRGFSREAIAAMQQHPWPGNVRELLNRVRRALVMSERRLIGAADLGLDRRARPRRQETLERARIAAEREAVLGSLRANRNNVTRAAQQLGVSRVTLYRLLDKHGLRSHGAAEAQ from the coding sequence ATGAGGCTGGCGGTGTTGCAGGGTGCGGGGGACACCGGGCTGGTGGCCGTGGACGCCCTGCGTCCGGAGTGGGATGTTCAGCGCTGTGCCAACCTCAACGAGCTCTCCGCCGCCCTGCATGAGCGCACGCCGCAGGTCGTCCTGTTCCGGGCCGACGAGGCGCTGGTGCCGCTGGAGTCCCTGGAGGGGCTGGTGGCCGGGAGCCCGCTGGTTCAGTGGATCGCGCTGGTGACACCCGAGGAGCTTGAGGACCCACGGGTGCGCCGGCTGGTGGCGCAGACCTGCACCGACTACCAGACACTGCCGCTGGACGCCGTCCGACTGCGCCATACCGTGGGTCACGCGGCGGGCATGGGCCGGCTGCGGGCGCGGGTCATGGAGGGGGTGACCTCACCCTCGGAGCTCGGCCTGGTCGGCGCCAGCCCGGTGATGCTGAAGCTGATGCGCGGGCTGGAGAAGGTGGCCGCCGTGGATGCGCCGGTGCTCGTTCACGGCGAGACGGGCACCGGCAAGGAGCTCGTCGCCCGGGCCATCCATGCCCGCTCGAGCCGCCGCCGCGGCCCCTTCGTCGCGGTGAACTGCGGTGCCCTGCCGCCGACCCTCATCCACTCGGAGCTCTTCGGCCACGAGCGCGGGGCCTTCACTGGCGCGGCCAGCCGGCGGATCGGCCGTATCGAGACCGCCCGCGGCGGTACGGTGTTCCTGGACGAGATCGGCGATCTGTCGGCGGAGCTGCAGTCGCATCTGCTGCGCTTCCTCGAGGAGTCCACCATCGAGCGGCTCGGTAACGGCGATCCCATACGCGTTGACGCGCGGGTCATAGCGGCCACTCACGTGGACCTGGAGGGCGCCGTGGCCGAGGGGCGCTTTCGGGAGGATCTCTACTACCGCCTCAACGTGCTCCGGCTGGACACCCCGCCGCTGCGCGAGCGGGGCGACGACATCGAGCTGCTGGCGCGTTTCTTCTTCCAGCGCTATCGCAGCGAGTCGGCGCCCGGCGTGCGCGGGTTCAGCCGCGAGGCCATCGCTGCGATGCAGCAACATCCCTGGCCGGGAAACGTCCGCGAGCTGCTCAACCGCGTGCGCCGGGCGCTGGTGATGAGCGAGCGTCGCCTGATCGGCGCCGCCGATCTCGGCCTCGATCGCCGGGCCCGACCCCGCCGCCAGGAGACGCTGGAGCGGGCGCGCATCGCCGCCGAGCGCGAGGCGGTGCTTGGCAGCCTGCGCGCCAATCGCAACAACGTCACCCGCGCCGCCCAGCAGCTCGGCGTCTCCCGGGTGACGCTCTACCGGCTTCTGGACAAACATGGGCTGCGCTCCCACGGCGCGGCCGAGGCTCAATAA
- a CDS encoding transporter — protein sequence MIRGQGIGAWALAASLAAGLAGAQETPDGPVGQAPQEAEPERPEVAAIADVGGVLTRDGALVVEPSIQLSNSQVNRFTFLGVEILETFLIGVLEAEDVDRDVISPALEFRYGVTDRFELGLEVPWVYREERRVARIPNVDTGEGSAPITQELDGDGLGDVSVSAHWQINRGDRDGPFWVANLRYKSTTGEGPFDIDYDDAAIEQELATGSGFEAVEPSITVLGTSDPLVLYANLGYLFNLEDDVNRTLGSGDQARRIGRVDPGDAVRTSFGLSVALNPNSSLSFGYKHDFIRETVTEINGTDFRSETLDVGALLIGYSHSLGPRLGAGVSLEIGATADAPDISVTFRLPYTFGP from the coding sequence ATGATCAGGGGGCAGGGAATTGGGGCATGGGCCCTGGCTGCGTCGCTCGCGGCCGGGCTGGCGGGCGCGCAGGAGACGCCGGACGGGCCGGTGGGGCAGGCGCCGCAGGAGGCGGAGCCGGAGCGCCCGGAGGTCGCGGCCATCGCGGACGTCGGCGGCGTCCTCACCCGCGATGGCGCACTGGTCGTAGAGCCGTCGATCCAGCTCAGCAACTCCCAGGTGAACCGGTTCACCTTTCTCGGCGTGGAGATTCTTGAGACCTTCCTCATCGGGGTGCTCGAGGCGGAGGACGTGGACCGCGACGTGATCTCACCGGCGCTGGAGTTCCGCTACGGTGTCACGGACCGCTTCGAGCTGGGGCTCGAGGTGCCCTGGGTTTACCGCGAGGAGCGGCGGGTGGCCCGGATCCCGAACGTGGACACCGGCGAGGGCAGCGCGCCGATCACCCAGGAGCTGGACGGCGACGGCCTGGGCGACGTGTCCGTCTCGGCCCACTGGCAGATCAACCGGGGCGACCGCGACGGCCCGTTCTGGGTGGCCAATCTGCGCTACAAGAGCACCACCGGCGAGGGCCCCTTCGACATCGACTACGACGACGCCGCCATCGAGCAGGAGCTTGCTACCGGCTCGGGCTTCGAGGCCGTGGAGCCGAGCATCACGGTGCTCGGCACCAGCGACCCGCTGGTGCTCTATGCCAACCTCGGCTATCTCTTCAATCTCGAGGACGATGTCAATCGGACGCTGGGCAGTGGTGACCAGGCCCGTCGTATCGGCCGGGTGGACCCGGGCGACGCGGTGCGTACGAGCTTCGGTCTCTCGGTGGCGCTCAACCCGAACAGCTCGCTGAGCTTCGGCTACAAGCACGACTTCATCCGCGAGACGGTCACCGAGATCAACGGCACGGATTTCCGCTCGGAGACGCTGGACGTGGGTGCGCTGCTGATCGGCTACAGCCATTCCCTCGGCCCGCGCCTCGGGGCCGGGGTCAGCCTGGAAATCGGCGCCACCGCAGACGCCCCGGACATCAGCGTGACGTTCCGGTTGCCGTATACGTTCGGGCCGTAA
- a CDS encoding C39 family peptidase — MSRMSGLIVLCALALTALSVPHASDARSPALRAMDLARTPSLVSLTERRWQRVVGQQYDFSCGSAAVATLLSYHYELPRNEASVFEAMYATGDQALIRREGFSMLDLKRYLDGLGLQADGFRMDLDQLAAIGVPAIALVNTNGYRHFVVIKGVRGDEVLVGDPAGGLAVVPRALMESIWNGILLAARGRIDVARAHFNHPADWAVRPDAPLPAGRRLPGLPLHGIDLPGLNEFGR; from the coding sequence ATGTCACGGATGTCTGGCCTGATCGTGCTTTGCGCCCTGGCGCTGACGGCGCTGTCCGTGCCGCACGCGAGCGATGCCCGCTCACCGGCCCTGCGGGCCATGGATCTCGCCCGCACGCCGTCGCTCGTCAGCCTCACCGAGCGCCGCTGGCAGCGGGTCGTGGGCCAGCAGTACGACTTCAGCTGCGGCTCGGCGGCGGTGGCGACGCTGCTCAGCTATCACTACGAGCTCCCCCGCAACGAGGCCAGCGTCTTCGAGGCCATGTACGCCACCGGCGACCAGGCGCTGATCCGGCGGGAAGGCTTCTCCATGCTGGACCTCAAGCGCTATCTGGACGGCCTCGGACTCCAGGCGGACGGCTTCCGCATGGACCTGGACCAGCTCGCCGCCATCGGTGTGCCTGCCATTGCCCTGGTGAACACCAACGGCTACCGGCACTTCGTGGTGATCAAGGGCGTACGCGGCGACGAGGTGCTGGTGGGAGATCCCGCCGGTGGGCTGGCCGTGGTGCCGAGGGCGCTGATGGAGTCCATCTGGAACGGGATTCTTCTCGCTGCCCGGGGACGCATCGACGTCGCCCGGGCGCATTTCAATCATCCGGCGGACTGGGCGGTGCGCCCGGACGCCCCCCTGCCGGCCGGTCGCCGGCTCCCCGGGCTGCCGCTGCACGGCATCGACCTGCCCGGACTCAACGAATTCGGGAGGTAG
- the xth gene encoding exodeoxyribonuclease III, with product MKLASWNVNSLNVRLPQVLDWLEQAQPDVVGLQETKLPDERFPRDALREAGYESLCSGQKTYNGVAVLARQPLSAPVTDIPGLDDPQRRVLATTIGDLRFVNLYVPNGQAVGSDKYAYKLDWLARLRDWLAAEQARHPRLVVVGDFNVAPEDRDVHDPEAWREQVLCSTPEREALQALMALGLTDSFRRFPQDEAVFSWWDYRMNNFKRNRGLRIDLILTSPTVTGALTASYVDRGPRAWERPSDHAPVVAELADA from the coding sequence GTGAAGCTTGCCTCCTGGAACGTCAACTCCCTCAACGTACGCCTGCCCCAGGTGCTGGATTGGCTGGAGCAGGCGCAGCCGGATGTGGTCGGCCTGCAGGAGACCAAGCTCCCGGACGAGCGTTTTCCCCGCGACGCTCTTCGCGAGGCGGGTTACGAGTCACTGTGCAGCGGCCAGAAGACCTACAACGGCGTGGCGGTGCTCGCACGCCAGCCGCTGTCGGCACCGGTGACCGACATCCCCGGCCTCGATGACCCTCAGCGCCGGGTGCTGGCCACGACGATCGGTGACCTGCGCTTCGTGAACCTGTACGTCCCCAATGGCCAGGCCGTGGGCAGCGACAAGTACGCCTACAAGCTGGACTGGCTGGCGCGGCTGCGCGACTGGCTCGCCGCCGAGCAGGCACGCCACCCGCGCCTCGTGGTGGTTGGGGATTTCAACGTCGCCCCCGAGGACCGGGACGTCCACGACCCGGAGGCCTGGCGCGAGCAGGTACTCTGCTCGACCCCCGAGCGCGAGGCGCTGCAGGCGCTAATGGCGCTGGGACTGACCGACAGCTTCCGCCGCTTTCCCCAGGACGAAGCCGTCTTCTCCTGGTGGGACTACCGAATGAACAACTTCAAGCGCAACCGCGGCCTGCGCATCGATCTCATCCTGACCAGCCCCACCGTGACCGGGGCGCTCACGGCGAGCTATGTGGACCGGGGCCCCCGGGCCTGGGAGCGCCCATCCGACCACGCCCCCGTGGTCGCCGAGCTCGCCGACGCCTGA
- the egtD gene encoding L-histidine N(alpha)-methyltransferase, with product MTGTEDAFRRDVLEGLARSPKRIPSAWLYDQRGSELFEEITRLPEYYPTRTELAILDGNMEEIAEAIGPEALVVELGSGSSRKTGPLLAALSRPAGYVPVDISEEYLHEAARSLQGAFPELTVQPVVADFTADFGLPDGLPAHRRRAGFFPGSTLGNLDDEAAGALLARCRRLLGADGCLVLGLDLDKPASVLIPAYDDAAGVTAEFNRNLLRRINRELGGDFDPEAFRHEARYADDPPRVEMHLIAERPQTVTVAGERFRFEAGESLHTETSHKYTRDGFAALAAAGGWDCERWWTDADGWFAVVLLV from the coding sequence ATGACCGGAACCGAAGACGCCTTCCGCAGGGACGTCCTGGAAGGGCTCGCCCGCTCACCGAAGCGTATCCCTTCGGCCTGGCTCTACGACCAGCGCGGCTCCGAGCTCTTCGAGGAGATCACGCGGCTGCCCGAGTACTACCCGACCCGTACCGAGCTCGCCATCCTCGACGGGAACATGGAAGAGATCGCCGAGGCCATAGGGCCGGAGGCGCTGGTGGTGGAGCTCGGCAGTGGCTCCAGCCGCAAGACCGGGCCGCTGCTCGCTGCCCTGAGCCGGCCCGCGGGCTATGTCCCCGTGGACATCTCCGAGGAATACCTGCACGAGGCGGCGCGCTCGCTGCAGGGCGCGTTTCCCGAGCTCACCGTGCAACCGGTGGTGGCCGACTTCACCGCCGACTTCGGGCTACCGGATGGGCTGCCGGCGCACCGCCGGCGGGCCGGCTTCTTCCCCGGCTCCACCCTCGGCAACCTCGACGACGAAGCGGCCGGCGCGCTGCTCGCTCGCTGCCGGCGCCTGCTAGGCGCGGACGGCTGCCTCGTGCTCGGGCTCGACCTGGACAAGCCCGCCTCGGTCCTCATCCCGGCCTACGATGACGCCGCCGGGGTGACGGCGGAGTTCAACCGCAACCTGCTGCGGCGCATCAACCGCGAGCTCGGCGGCGACTTCGATCCCGAGGCGTTTCGGCACGAGGCGCGCTATGCCGACGACCCGCCGCGCGTCGAGATGCACCTGATCGCCGAGCGGCCGCAGACGGTCACCGTGGCCGGAGAGCGGTTCCGCTTCGAGGCCGGTGAGAGCCTGCACACGGAGACCTCCCACAAGTACACTCGCGACGGATTCGCCGCGCTGGCAGCCGCCGGTGGCTGGGACTGCGAGCGCTGGTGGACGGATGCCGACGGCTGGTTCGCCGTCGTCCTGCTGGTCTGA